One Streptomyces lincolnensis genomic region harbors:
- a CDS encoding MarR family winged helix-turn-helix transcriptional regulator, which translates to MEPETFPEELADALVGVQRLIRRRLRPQMPDPRLRGAEVELLRLVVTRPGIRISEAAKELYLAGNSVSTLVNQLAREGYLTRETDPADRRAALLLPTPAAEARLSEWRRRRADLVSRQLARLDEADREALRAALPALRELAVNLHEEAEDS; encoded by the coding sequence GTGGAACCAGAGACCTTTCCCGAGGAGCTGGCCGACGCCCTTGTCGGAGTCCAGCGGCTGATCCGGCGCCGCCTGCGCCCGCAGATGCCCGACCCGCGGCTGCGGGGGGCCGAGGTGGAACTGCTGCGCCTCGTCGTGACCCGGCCGGGCATCCGTATCTCGGAGGCCGCCAAGGAGCTGTACCTGGCGGGCAATTCGGTCTCCACGCTGGTCAACCAGCTGGCCCGGGAGGGCTATCTGACCCGCGAGACCGATCCCGCCGACCGGCGGGCCGCGCTGCTGCTGCCCACCCCCGCCGCCGAAGCCCGGCTGAGCGAGTGGCGCAGGCGCCGCGCCGACCTCGTCTCACGCCAGCTGGCCCGCCTGGACGAGGCGGACCGGGAAGCCCTGCGCGCCGCCCTGCCGGCCCTGCGCGAACTCGCCGTCAACCTGCACGAGGAGGCCGAGGACTCATGA